TAACGTTTGGTTGCAATGTCCTAAGTGGATGACAGACAAGTTAACTGCTGATCCAATATTTCTGGAACCACAAGTTAGATTCTTAACTAAGTATTTAAGTTGTCACGGTGTTGAATTATAATACGATCGAATCAGATTTATTTCCAATTGCATTTGATCCAGGAACCAACCGTAAACTAAGTACAAAGGTAAAAGAGGCCAATGGGGTCTCAAAACTTTCTATAAATCCAACCACTGGAAGTATACAGAATACCAGAAATACCTTTTAGTCCCATCTTAAGAGCAGTTTTCTTCCAGAAAACTGTAGGAAGCTTTAATTTTGTAAACCGATTGATTCTGAGAACTCCACAAGCTTTGTCTTGTCTCTGCCAATTGCATTGATGCAATTGTAATACCGGTTCTGTCGACGCTGGCTGTAAGAGCTCTGTCCTTAACCAGCTGATGGATGACATGTGACAAGTATTTCAATCATGAATTGGATTCGAGCAAgttgatcaaatttttttaaaaaaaccattGACACATGGCAAAATGTGAATGGTTCAGGGCAGTGCCCACAAAGATAGTATCATATGAACCTGTAATACCCGAGCCAAATATGACACGCAGCGTAAATCATGAGATGATTTTTGCTACACTTACACTGGCCAAGTTTGCAGTGATTTTTGtggtattaaataaatataatttttttagtggaAATAAATCATTATGATAATCGACAGTAATTATTGTGTGAATATGGTAAAGTACAAcgcaatattattatttttctgtcAAATCAAAATTggcaaatattatataaatctttggattcattatcatattttataatcCCCAAATCATTATAAAAATACTTGAGCATTTGTGAGAGCCAACATCATATTAAGTGTGAAGATAATatttctttttggaaaaggtaaaaaaaattggCAAGATGGCAATCAAGTCTTTGAGTTTATTCATTCTTCTGGTATACGTTTTAGCATCAGgtaattctaatattttttctacactcgaattttgaataaattttccTCTATCAGTTTGTgataataaattcttttagaaaataataaattacaaatataCCGATCTCGACTATTCTTTTACATAAATTCGTCCAAGAAATTCTCAAATAGATTTGAAATGCATTCATGACTTTAAATTCATCAATCCAAGCGGCGCCTTAAAAGAAAATCCACATCTTGATAgtatactaaaaaaaaaaagtggaacTTAGGACCAAATTTTGATTACTAAAGATATTGTAATAAAGATATTGTAATGTTACAAAACAAAGTGATGCACATTGAGACATGCGTACATGTAGGTCAGCAGTCGATGTGTATGACCGAGTCCAAAGTGTCGCCGGAGCTCCGAGCCCCGGCTCAACACGACGGTGTATGACTTTTCTGGGGATATGCTTTATGGGAATAAGACCTGAGGGGTGCATAAAAAAGTGCGACGAGCTAGTGGTATGCGGGTCGGCATCCATTCGGGAAGTGTATTCACTTGACTTCGACTGATATGTTCGGTTGTATATGCGAGCATGATTGCTTAAAGCCCTAAAAACATGTTTGATTCACCATTTCGGATTATCATTCTCTAAGAATAAAAATGTTggtattttataatttaagaaATGTTACATTCTGGTGGATATATAAACTTGAAAAAGAATAtctgaatttattgttttaaaaagataaataaggGTCGACCCAACCAATTTCAGCAGCAAATTAAACTGTTTTGTGTGAGGAGAAATTTTGTGGTATTATAATTAAGTGTTTGATTATGTTTTTTCAGTTGATTTTCTGCTTAAATGGGTCGATCAGTGTTTATACAATAATCAGATTACGTTCGTATTGCCTTTGCTTAATTCCAAGCAATCCATGTAATATAAATGTGCACAAGGCCAAGTGTAACATTCTTTTTATATCTATATCTTCAAAATTACTTTATTAATAAAGCCCATATTATATTTAACTTTGAAAACACGTTGTCGCTATTTTTGGTGTAAAATCAAAGGATGAACGTAGTTTTGTGATAACCGATATtacttaaaaatcataccatTGGGTTGTAGTCAGTCAATGAGCTAAGTGGTAGATTCTCAGGATATGATTGGGATGACTCCCAAGATTGAGGGACTCCATTAACATCATTAAGAGTGTCAATTCGGATGGGTTGGATGGGgttaaacaataataatatttaaaaattgctcaacccgagCTAACCAGAAAACTCACAACCCGAACCCAAACTCGAATCAACCTGAGGGAATTAAATTAGCAAGACTTCACCACACAAATATTTGTTGGACTAATCAAACTCACAACAAATCCTCTAGTGCTGGAGCTAATCAATTCCACTTCTTTCCTATCCCTTTGTCTTCACGAGCTCTTCAGCTCTAGCCCAGTCATCATCTTCAAGCTCCTAGATGAGTTGGCAACATTAAATCATATGAAACGTCTTACATGAGTATCTGGCTGAAGATCACTTCCAACCTTAACCATTTCGATTACAAAAATGTAAGTTTAATTCGTCAAAACTGCTATATTTTCTGAGCTTCGGATGCAAAAACATTAAAAACATAATCTGTATATCGATCAGATTACCTGCTGCGGATGCATTGAATGAGTTGGAGATCAGGGACTTATCTTCAACACAGTTTTCCAATCTTGGGCTAGAGAATAGTACCTAATGTGATTATGAACATCGATTCTTTTTTCTCCATGATCTTCCGTGAGACATAATTTCATATTGGAAAAATGGGTTGCGTATCCATATAGAATATATAAAACAACTCCAATGAAATTATTTCTCGATTACAAAAAGAAATCAAACTTCGTTGATTTGAGAATTCTGATCATGCCTATGTCACGGGTGACGTTAATGGTTAGTGACCCAAATAGTGGCCAAATTTCATGATCATGTATCAACTCAAGCTACTCCAAATCATCAATCAATACAACCAGAAACTACATCAAAATGTAAATACAAAAgacagggaaaaaaaaaaacagaaatgcTAATCACAGTATCTTACAATCAATTTTCAGAAACTGAAACTGTACTTTCAcggttctttaaaaaaaaaatcaacagcCAAGGCATGCAAATAGTTTCTTAGGCACGCGACCCGTCGCACGTAATGTCGCAGCCGCCTCCTCCACCGTGAAAACAGCATGCTCGCAATCAGCTGCAACTGTCGCTCGCATTTCTTCAGCCGTTCTATGAGATATAGCCATCTTATTCTTCATCTTTTCCCCGTATTTTGCCTtcttcttttcaaaattttcctgattttggtTTATGAGTATGAGATAGAATTTTACGTGTAACATTAACTCCAATGTAGTTAGCTAGACACAATATGAGACCAATACTAAAACAATGAATCTGCTAGAACCAAGACAATCCCAAAGACATTTAAGGATCCATACATAATCCCAACACTCAAATTTCGACCCTCAAAACTTATAGAGTCGCCACCTCGCTCCTCCAGTCTGTCCTCCGAAAGtgatcataatatattttgaaatatatatatatatatatatatatatatacacacacaatcCGAATTCTTGAAAAAAATTACCTCAATTTGCTTGAGTTGAGCATCGATATATGCTCTTTTAGTGTTCTCCCATGCATCTATAGCAGCCAACTTTTTGTGAGCCCTGAGTAAAAACTTTTCAACCATTAATATGTAATTATGAGCCATCAAGAAACAATTAGCTTATTTTTGCCCAAAAAAACTAGAAAATAGAGAATAAATTAGTGATGGAAACGACCCACAATTTtatgtgtgtggtgtgtgtatatatatatgtatatgtaagtATAACATAAATGGAAATACAAGATCATCAACATCAAGAAACCTACTTGTTATCTACTTTAGTTTTTTCATTGTCTTCCCAAGCTTTAATCAAGGCCAATCTCTTCTCCATTTCAACCCTTGCAAGTGTCGATTCTATTGAACAGAGCACCGAAATacataatatttaaaacaaaaaataatcaaatgaaaaatataaaaatcaagaaaaaaacttcttcaaaaaaaaatatatcaagatAAAACCAAATCACCCATGCCTTCGCCATTCCTACTGATTTTTTCATCTCCATCCTCTGCTGCTTcctctgaaaaaaaaaattcatggaaattttttgataaaactCCTAATAATCAGTCCTAAAagaacaaacaaaataaaaataaataacttgaaAACCTTGATCTATGGGAGGAGGCTTCAAGGGTGATTCTAAATCCTCCTCCTTGAGTAGTGAAACAAGTGCTTTTCCCTCGTCAACTTTCTTGGTTTCTTCTTCTGATCCcataattaattgattgatttATGTATACTTTTTGTGCTGTTTTTCATTGTTTTCTGTACACTCTAAACAAAAGGAGTGACAAGTTCTTCTTATAGAATTTGGAGACAATGGTCGGATCCATCTCCAcctaatatttaataataacttAATATATCAgttacaatttttaaaaataccataaagtatGAAACCTTTAATCtacttatattatataatattaggtcgggatatatttatatatatatacatttttctcattaacttaattaatatgGATACAACGCAACAATTTTAGCcctttttaatataaaaattgtatcaTGTTATTTGGTATATAGTTTGGTCTTCTTCGTGTTTTTGGATTATGTATGATAATTTTTCTC
The DNA window shown above is from Primulina huaijiensis isolate GDHJ02 chromosome 12, ASM1229523v2, whole genome shotgun sequence and carries:
- the LOC140990560 gene encoding remorin 1.4-like codes for the protein MGSEEETKKVDEGKALVSLLKEEDLESPLKPPPIDQEEAAEDGDEKISRNGEGMESTLARVEMEKRLALIKAWEDNEKTKVDNKAHKKLAAIDAWENTKRAYIDAQLKQIEENFEKKKAKYGEKMKNKMAISHRTAEEMRATVAADCEHAVFTVEEAAATLRATGRVPKKLFACLGC